Within Tribolium castaneum strain GA2 chromosome 10, icTriCast1.1, whole genome shotgun sequence, the genomic segment CGTTTTCAACATGTGTCGCACTTCGGCTATAACCAGAATTCAATCACAATCACAAAAAgaggttttaaaattaaatttttgaaactaaaCAAAACCGTCCGaatttacataaataatattgttgAAAGTTATGACCAGGACGTATCGTTTGACTTACGGATATAGATATGGTGGGATACATATATGAAGTTATATCGCAGCTTGTTTCGGCATGTAAACGGTTGTGTAACTGCTAACGATTTtagcaataaatttgtaagCTACTGGCTTCAGTCCGAGTTTCTCATATACATTGTTGCATCTTCCGTAAATAAAGGGCCATAAAAACAGTTAAGACACGCTCTCATAACAATGTTACATTAGGATAAGTTGTTATAGTCCATATCTAATTTAACTGGCAATACCTAATAAAAGGAAGTTCGGaacgattttattttattttattttttcgatgggttttaagttgtttatgggccattaaaactatttttaatggAATAGTAATGTGAGGTTAGATGGCCACCGCAACGTTTACCTAAAATACCGTGAAATATAAATTGTTCGAATACTTCCAAACCACGCGacaaaaaaggaaataataaaGTGGAGCCTTTTGTGAAATCTATATGAGCTAAAAACTAACAATAGCGGTATaataattagttattattGACAGTGATCGAATTTCTCGACCCAGGTGTTCAAAATGTCGGCGTTAGTCGAGGACAATACCGACTAGCTAATTGGTTTGTTAATTACATCAGTGCAAACCAATAAAAGTAGGGGAGTCGGATAATGAAGCGACAATTTGTTACAAGGGATAAATTAATGTCTGGTTCggaataagttttattttgaacCGGTGACAACAGCACTATAATATTGATTTTGATCTGATTAACGTTGAGCTTTTCAGTGTTTAGCCAAGCACAATAGCAATATATTGACTCAACACGACGATATTGAATGGGAtgcaacaaaaacaacaaaacactagaacctttttttaattaaggccTAATGCAAATTCACTTTTAATCAAGCCTCCGATGCGGCTcctataacaaaattttcaccACTGTTCAAACGCGAAAAACCAACTAATTCCatgtactatttttaaatcaaaatcgaTACTCACTGCAATGATCTAATCAGTTCAATTTCGGCCTTATAGCTTTCCTGAAAATAAAAGTCGGCTTCCCCTTTTAATCAAAGAAgctattgaacctaataaacaTTGAATTAAAGACGAATTGAATCGTCTTTGAAATTTCACCATTTCTTCCGATAATTGTCAATAAAGCTTGCAAGGGCCAGAAAATACAATGAGACCtcaacatattttttctaatttacattttttacatctGTGTTCGAGAAATTTTTAGCAGAGACATCCTGTGATAGGTGAATAAAACATGAAAATTCTAGAACGCGTCCAAGAGATTTATTATACATACAGTctgtaaaaatcaaaaaagagaATACTGAATTCTCCGGTCAAAGTCTTCGTTTCGCAGTCACAGCAATTTTTTCACATAGACATTAAAATCAGTAGATCTATTTGTCCACTGCAAAATATGATTTAATATATTAgttggaaaaaattttattcaaataaatcaACTTGCTTTTGTCGAAATTCACAGTGTATAGCAAATCTGCATAAAGATAATTCATATTGTCATTTTTCTTTAAGAGTAtgatataatttaattatcaatTCAAAATATGACATCAAATGTATTATATAAGATATAATTCATTACTTTTGTCATCGCCTTGCAGTTCTGGCAAAGAGCCAAGTCAAGTACTCGGTGGGAGACAACAACGGTtacttttaatatttcaattgGTTCAATAGGTTTtacttttactatttttattattagatcagaaaatataaaaatgtatttatgtaTTAATATACTTATAATTTAgaacaaattttgaagaagCTGCAATGAATATTGAAATAAGacaattaagattttttaattgaaattggaAATAACAGTTGTTCAAAGGTAGCGATCATAATTTCAAGTAGGGTCAAATGAGATAATGACCGCCAATAATAAACTGATCGAGAAAATTTCCTGGAAGCTTAGCAAAAAGTTGATTAAACTCTTTAGGGTCTGCAATTATGCGTCTACCGTCAGTCGACTTTCATATGTGCCCTATTTTATcagattaaaaacattaaacgcTTTCCCCTGCGGCAGAACTTAGCGATTAAGTTAAAATGAAGCCCTAAACGTATTAGAAATATTCGTTAAACTCAGCTAGTAACAGTGATTATCCTTGAAATTAAGTTGACGTTAATACCAGGGACATGTTCGTATGTGCATGTTTTAAATATGTGTAATAAACTTGATTTGGGCCCAACCCTTAATTGGAACGCATTTTTTTTACCCGGAGGGGATACACAGTGGCATTCATTTCACTGAACATTACACGCGATGCGCTATAATCGTTGAAGCAttttaacgtatttttttaaaataaactatttaaattgaaacgcattatttttcagaaaaactttattaagCGTTTTGTGAAACTCCTAGGGACATCTTACGGGGATCGCTCCAACTCATTTACGCGCATCGGTTCTTACACCCGCTTAATCCTTTTGTCCTTATTATCCTTTTTGTAATCTTTAGAAAAACCATGTTGAGAAAAATTTTGTGGATTAATCTCGAAAAATGTATATGGTGCTGTTTTTCTTGTAGATGAAAAAGCCGATTGCACTGTTATTTTTTGTCCTGTCAAGTAAATAGAAGGAAGTATTTAGGTAGAATGATATTTTAAGTAGAGTAGAACTGTTTTAGATTTAGATTTTACATCTTGAAATCTATAGGtactaatataaaaataagaaatacaTTGGGTCTTATTAATTATACTCGCGAAATATGTTGGGAATGGAAGCTGTGAACGCCTCACTCTTTAAAGTCCTAACGTTTTGTTAATAACAACATAGTCATAACTTTCTGAGCAATAAAAAGTGTTTAACCGCGGCTAATAGAGTAATAGCTCATCAAATTTAATCAGTAATGTCCACTCCGTCATTAAACTTAGCTTTAACCAGTGAAGTAAACGATTAGAGAAACACGAAATTATATGCCTGCACCGGTCGCAAATGTACCTAATTCTGTTTTTAACGCTTGCTGGgaaataaaaatgagaaatagatgtattaaatatttacgaaGATCTAATAGAGTGgattcaaatttgatttacCTGTAGTGAGTGAAACTAGTGGAGTGTGATGATATTTCCATCTGGGTTTTCGTAAGCAGTGTTCTTATATTTCCATAGGAAACGACATCGATTCGACATGTACCTCATCATTAAACGGTAGTAATGGACGTAGCAGTAGTTAACTCCGCAATTAAACTTTCGAATTGTTATGCTCGCCAAGATAACGCGTTCGGCAATCCAATTCGAACATTCCAGTTTATGATCGAGTACAATTTATACGAATTGGTCGTTCCGTAGCTTTGTGCAACGCTATTTAATTTATAGACTGGACATTTTCTCCCTACCTGTCCGCATTTTCATTTAACGAAATACAATTAAACCTGTAAAAAACTAATGGAAAATCCgcataaaagttaaaattgtttaatataCACAAGAAATCCAGTGCTCGAGTTAGTACTGGTCtatgataaaaatttcatgATGTTCTGATGACAATTGTAATTCCAAATATAACAGACAACAAAAGGCAATAAAAAACGCAATTACACGTTGATTCTACTAGTTCCAATATCTGCAAGTTTGTTGCGTTTTCGGACGATTTTGGCGCTGGTatattaatttcaataaaagggTGGAATAGTTATGAATGGTTTGGCGATTAAGTTTATTGCAGCAATTTAGAGATGTATTCTGCAGCAAAGAACACCGTGAAATATGCGGAAGCATTTGAATGACAGGGTAATCGATCAGTGACACGGACCAAGTTCGTTTATAAATGACCAGTGATCACCACATGCAAATACATGTAAATGTGACCAAGCGAATAAAGAAGCACCCCCATGTCCAGCCGACAATGGACAGAGACGCGCGCTGGAACGCTCGCTTTAAATCACCCTTTTCATTATCTCAAATCACAACCATTAGAAAAGATTAAATCAGGCTATGATTAAAATACTCTTAAATTACAAACGTAATATTACTATAATGGACATAATTAAGCCCTGGCGTCGTCTACACCGCTCACAAACTTTCAAACTGAAAAATGATGCCACCCGTATACCACAATACATAGCAACAAggattgtaattatttttattttaaccagttttaaaaattgttgttgcACAATTTGAGAAACAGACACCAACAGCTTTTTACATTTAGAGCAGTTTACGTAATACTATAAAACATCCGAAATCGGATTTGCTTCGTTGAGAGCATGGCGGTCAATATGACAACGCCATGCCGTCatcacagatttttttttaaatggaacgatATGACTTTCCTTTTATAATTAGAAGCCTTACTAATAGGCCTTTACGACTAGCACCTGTGCCTGGTGAAATGGCCTGGAAGTCAGAACATCACCCCCCCCCGGCCCAttaagaagaagaaaaaaaactgtgctatttattttgaatgtggaatataaatttgccGTTATGACTGATCCAGTTAGGTCAGAATTGAGTTCCCTTTAAATACtaagttatttttatcttattttagaaaaataactaGTGGATGTGTGCAAATCCTATCGGATTCGCAGAGCCATTGTTATGCCGTTGCAAAGTAAAGCCGTAGAACACCTCGCCCCCCTTTGCCCCCTTTCAACCCCTTCAACCCCCTTCATTCCCCTTCGACCcccttaattttattttatctcgAAACGCACCTTTGAGCCagtaaaaaagaaatagtGCACTTAGAGTTCCCTCTGACTGACCTATAGAGACGCTGTATGTCTGTATGTGGggcatttgaaaatttgggaaaaaacAATTATCGTTTTGGCCGTATATGTTGTGGTGTGATTTGTTATGACACGTCAAATATGACAACTAACATTAGTTTCGAGATTTTTTTCGCCTAATTCTAGTTTAAGGGGCTATTAAGTCTCAAacaacacttttttacaattcaCCACCCCACTCTTCCAAGTCaaagtttagaaaaattgcaacagcCGTCTACCTGACGATGACGTCACACGATGACGTCACAATCACGCCATAATCCgatgcaaataaaattaacgttCGAATGGGTTTTGGAACGCAAAGGTGTAGCACCTACCTttctcaaatttaaaaatgtgtgtAAAACAGTCTTTTGAGCCGGTTTTTCCCCAAGTATTCTCTCTCCATAAACACAGTCAAGGGGCAGGTTATTCTGCGAATGTGCGCGCCGCGACAAATCACAGCCTGTGCTCGTTCGAACTTTCAAATTcacaaatatttaacaaaataggTGCCCCACTTTGCACTTTTGAACCACCCAACCCAACTAATCACTGGTTTCGTTTGATTTTCTGAGAGATAACAACAACACCCACTGTGACAATTTCGCGCGGTGACAACTGTCAAAAGCAGCGTCCAAACTGGTGCAAAGTCAAAGCACTcttagcaattttttcaaaagtgtgATTTCAGGCATTTATTAACTTCTAGTGgtcgttaggtcaggtcagaggctgtagatgcgacctgaaaactggcacttgggtgatggcattaccaccatacgcatatttattttatgaaactTTTTGAGCACTggtttaaactttgttttttatccCTACATAGTATCACAGGTTTTTTCACAAACAACGTCCAAAATtcttatatatatatatatatatatatatatatatatggtAGAAAATTGCTTAcacataaaggtaaaaatagtaaaaaaattctttgtattaaagttattgataaataacgaattttaaataaatgatatgtggcaacgttgcctaacagtcgtgatcctaatagaatttgatcaacaataaaaataaattatttttgaaacggtttcctaggaaatagttCCCAGCGTTgccacatctacaaactgtgattttttgatgaatttaattttttttttaattaaaaaaactgctaagatCTGatagtgaatttaaaaataattattcatcgttttgttagggaacaattacttagtgcgaaacataaaaacattaaaaaataataaaaactgaggaagttagcaaaataagtttgttgttccagattttttaaaatataacattaggaattttttcaagatttttcccgtgatctacactTGGTtttcaacaacgtaccactgagttggtgcgccagtttttgaacaTTCTGTATATACACACAAAATCGTCAATAAGTCTTTCTTTGTCTGTTACTGTGGTTACTGCTACTGATTTTTAAGGGGGGCAGATGAGAAGAATTTTGGACGATGTTTGTGAAAAAACCTGTGATACTATGTAGggataaaaaacaaagtttaaagtGTATATACACTGTAGTAAAGGCCTATTATAGTAGAACTTCTTATTAGgtatacaagaaaaatggtattgttccatttaaaaatttctatgaTAACGTCATGGTGCCGCCATGATGCAAAAATgcaattccaaaaattttcaagtatttcgaaaatgactaaatttaggtatagggaaagctgataaaaattcccttaaaataaatcaagtattccaaaaatgcagtaaaaaccaaagctttccatttaaaataagaaagttgataacgATTTCCTGTATAACTGGAAGTGTCGctatgttgaaaatattttcatagaCCAGGACTTAACAGATTACagttgtataaaaatttttagatgactatcattacTAGAACTTTTATAATAGCTCTAATATggagtttagacggaacagcctgtatggTGGTGCGTAATGTTAATAATTCGCAAACaattaaatgataaaattataacattacGATCGTGTCATGCtaatgaaataattacatttttagaaTGTCTTCGGTTCATGACtaacattctattttatttcataCAATAAGACAATAGTTCACAATAACGATGGGTGAGTTTTTAAGAGTTTTgtctttgtaaattttaatgattttgatGGAGAgcctttaataaaaaataaattattgtggTGACATGTTTCTTTtgctgaaataatttattactaaGAGGCTGATTTCAAGTTTGGTCGCAAAGTTGCGCGGGTTGCAGTTGCATAGCAGCAACCAACGGCAGTTCAAGATTTGCGCCGTTGATATAACAATTCATATTTGCGCTGGTTGTAAGTCAACTTGAAATCAGGCCTTTagacaataaaaaatgataggtGGTTtcattacaatattaaaaaaataaacaaactgaaaactGCTTCATAATCATaaatcataaataataattgatgcaaaattcaaattgttattgattattttgttcATCTATCTGTATTATCATTTGTCAACAATCGTTATACTACCAAAGGATgcttttgtttaatatttatgtAATAATGCTGAAAACTTGTAAGGTATATGTATATAAGTTCTAGAATGAATTCGCTAAAGTGCAATTTCACGATCCGTTATTTCTTTttctcattaaaaatattagttgtttttgttttgaggaCGTCAATATTTAGTTAGAATGTAAGTAGTAAGTCGTAAATAAAGTAATAACCAGGAGCGCGATTCTAATTGATAATAACTGTAAAATCACCCAAATGGTATGCGTCAAGGATGCATATGGAACATACCATGGTAGCGCCGGTGCAAGCGGCAACTGAACGAAAAAAGGCCTAGTCAAGTGACAGTTAACGTCGCAATGGGTGCGTGTTCgcaaataatattaataacgtCAGGTTTTGCAACaatataaacaattaaaagtcCTTCCAGATTTGTTCGCAATAATATAGAGTGTAATTATATAAACAAAGTGATTTGTGATTGAAAATATCCGTAAACGTCAATCATGATGGTAGCTGATTGTTTTGATTATCAATCTAATTGATAATTCACGTatcaaaatgaaataaacaCGAGGGTTCCTTAATTAAGTGAAACTATGCTTAAATATCGCTTGCCAAACGTTTACAATGCCTAGCTTTAACCTAGAAATACCCGCGGTAGGTGTAACCCActaaggttaagtttgaaatttttgtaaataaggaAACATGTCCACAAATGCACATTCAATTCACGAAGTACAAGCGACAACTTCCGTTTCTAAAACCCCCAAACCGGACGAAAAACGTTCTCGAACTCTGCTAAACATCCTCCCCAAACTCCCTTCAAGTGATTCACTCAGCAATAGCCCTGGACCGGCAAGTCctggtaaaaatttaatcacgGTGTTGCCTTTTTACAGTTCAGTTGCTCTTACAGGTGTTTCCAACTTCATAGAGAAATCAGATCTAAACACAGACAGGGTATGTCAAATTTCAGCAATTGTTACCcatattcaaataatttcaattttcagtcTCCTGAAACGTGCTCCAAGCTAACAAGGAAGGAGTCGTATAAGGCACAACGTAAAAACTACCgcaaagaaaagaaaagagttACTAATGAATTACTAAACTCACTTAAAGACCCCTCAGTTGTTGTTTTAGCTGACTGGCTCAAAATCAGAGGGACTTTAAAATCATGGACTAAGCTATGGTGTGTCCTTAAACCTGGATTGTTGCTACTCTACAAGAGCCCCAAAGCCAAAGTATGAAGAACGTAATGGGGCCAAAATTTGGTGGTCGAATTAATTAACTACATTAAGCGAAAAGTTATGTTTTGTTGTTGGCTGGCCACCAGGGTTTGGACCCCAAGTGCAACGTAACTTGTctcactttgaaaaaaaaattgcagagCAGCCATTGGGTGGGCACAATTTTGCTAAATTCGTGCAAAGTGATTGAAAGACCGAGCAAAAAAGAcggtttttgttttaaactgTATAATCCACTTGACCAATCAATTTGGGCCCCACGTGGTCCTGAAAATGAGACAATTGGGGCCGTTGTTCAACCCCTTCCAAGTTCCTACTTGATCTTTCGAGCCCCCTCACAAGCGTCTGGCATGTGTTGGTTGGATGCGttagaaatttcaataagAAACGATTCGGCTTTAGTCCGCTCAGTTAGTAATAAATCGGCTTCAGGAAGCACAAATCATGAAACTCAATGGAACGAAGCTGATTACGAGAAACATTTTGGTTTGTAATTGTCGCATTGTGAAAACATGAGTTGATTGTTGTTTAGATTTAGATGATGTTAGTCAGCCGGATAACGGTGCTCAGCTTAGTACAGGAGACGGGGAAATGACTGATTCCGATTCGGAAATTTCGGCCAAAGAGGAAGATATTGATGAGGATCCACCGGAAACACCGTATGTTCCTATTAGTGAAGAGGAGTTTGGTGACGTAAGTGAAAAAATATGTGTAGTTATAACATTTCCATTGGTTTCGTTTTGATTAGGCGGGAGCTCAAGTTGAAGAGTTAGCAGAAGAACACAAGTCACTTATTTGGTATCTAGTTAAGCAAGTGAGGCCAGGTATGGACTTAAGTAAAGTAGTATTGCCAACTTTTATCTTGGAGCCGCGTTCGTTTCTTGATAAGTTAACAGATTCGTACTACCATGTTGATATACTATCGGGGTAAATATCTTACttttaatgaataataattaattaaaacttgtaATTAGAGCGGTACTTGAAGACGATGCTTTTACTCGAATGAAAATGGTAGTAAAGTGGTACCTTTCTGGTTTatataaaaaaccaaaaggtTTGAAAAAGCCATATAATCCTATCCTTGGTGAGACGTTTCGGTGCTATTGGTTACACCCCAACGGTTCAAAAACGTTCTACTTAGCTGAACAAGTCTCGCACCATCCTcctgtaagaaattttaacatttcgaAACAGTTTTGTTAACATTCTAAAATAGGTTTCTGCATTTTACGTTACTAATAGACAAGATGGTTTTTCAATAAGTGCAAGTATCTTGGCACGTTCCAAATTTTACGGGAATTCAACGTCCGCTATATTGGATGGTACCGCAATTTTAACGTTACTACCAAGAGGTGAAGATTATACACTAACCGTACCATATGCCCATTGCAAAGGTATCCTCATGGGCACACTTACAATGGAGTTGGGCGGAAAAGTGTCAATTGACTGTGAAAAGACTGGATATTTTACCGAAATcgaatttaaacttaaagtaatGCCCTTTAATGTTTGATCAAGTGAtagaacattaaaaaaataatttttagccTTTTCTGGGTGGAGTTGAACAAACGAATTGTATTTCTGGTCGTTTAAAACTCGGGAAAGAAACACTAGCGACCATTGATGGCTACTGGGATGGTACTATTTACATTAAAGACAAGCGAACAGGTGAACAACAAGTATTTTGGAATTCCACACCACAAGTTCGGAGACAGAGGTTAACAAGGTATAGCGTCCCCGTAGACCATCAGGAGGAATTTGAATCTGAAAGATTGTGGCAACATGTATCTGCGGCTATTTTAAGAGATGACATGAATGCGGCAACTGAGGAAAAAACTCTTCTCGAGGAAGCACAAAGAGGTTAGCTCATAACTTATTCTACTTAAATTGGCACAACTTAACTTGTTGTTGCAGCGCGTTCTAAAGAACGGAAAGCGAAATGCGAAGAGTGGGTCCCTGTGCATTTCCAACAAGACTTAAAAACTGGACAGTGGGTTTACAAACATTCAGATTTACGACCGTGGGATCCTCGAAATGATTTATATCAGTATGAGTATAACTACGTCATACAAACAAGGACGAAGCATCCGACTCCCATGATTCGCACTGCTAGTATAATTAGTGTGGATCCGCAACAGGTACTCCATACAgtttgtttttgtgtaaatatatatatatatattttttttgttaagggCGAAACGCGTTCTTCGACTCTAAAAGTAACGAAACGGAAAATGGCGCCAAAGCAAGTCTCGTCTGACGCCGATGTAAATGATAGTGCCACAACTTCGGAAGAATTTCATTCCGATTCCACCCAGTCTGTGAAAAAAATGCCACTAGCTGCAACAAATTCTAGGTGggtctataaataaaatactttgtttGAAAGGTTTTTTCAGTATTATGTTGGCAATCCATGACCTCGAGCAAAGTCTCCAAGAACATGGAGAAAAAATAAGTCAGTTGCAGCGGAACATAAACCGCGTATTGGAATCAAACATGAAGTCTCGTTTTAGTCCTAGTTTCATTGAGATTATAATGATTGTGTGTTTGTTGGGCTTTTTTCAAGCTGTCTTTGTGTATTTCTTTTAGTTGCAGTTTTATTGTGCAATTTATATTGTGATAAAGTCTCGTCACTGAACCAATGTTTACCAGTTGATTTACGGGACAGTGGAGAATTTTTCAGTGTAACTTATTagcaccaaaaattttgttgtgaatttgtgtatttttattacaaactgTGCCTTTTACGGGCTCTTTGATTATACAATTGTTCCTGGATCAAAGCCCTTGtcagtttcattttaaatttgttcacATTGTATAGTAGGATGTAAAATGTTACTTGTGGACCAGGATATGtggagtttaaaaaaacacggcagaatcctacaaatttagctgttttcccaaaagtaTACATCCGAAAAAGATctaaaaatctacaaaaatgCCTTTTTTAAAGCAGCCCActtacattattttgtaataaaagcaGCGTTATTCTTAACTGGattgtttgcattttccatATTGTGATGTTTTCTTCTTGAAATCAGCTACCCTCTTTTTTTATGTGCCAAATCTTTGGTGGTCTACAGACATTTGGGTACTTTTAGAGTGAATGaagattaatattttttcaaggaTTTTAGGCCCTTTTCGGTTGTttacttttgggaaaacagCTAAATTTGTTGGATTCTGCCTTGTTTTTTAAGACGACACATATCATGGTCCAGAAGCAACATTGTACATCCTACTTTgtatgtattttatttgttattcgCTCGTGTAGATTAGGAACAGTGTTATGTGATATTGAAAGTCTACTTTCAGCGAGAATTTTTCAAGGTAAATGAGGGTACTCATACTTAAATGTTCGACTAGGGGCGGGGTTAGTAACGTACACACGCGCTAAATATTTTGGTCACGtttctgtttttaaaatatacctACCTATATAAAATGGTACAAAATGATTTGTAGTCGTATAAATTCGGATTAGagcaactaaaaatttttttacatatataGTTCTAGCAACTGCATGTTAGTCCTTTGTTTTATGAACAGTTAcagcttaataaaaaaaaactgacattTGAAacgacttttatttaaatgcaaagcataatattttaaacatatAGATAACTATGGAACATTTATCTAAACTGGTGAACACTAATCCTAAGTCCAATACTATCTTTCCCAATCTCGGCCACTGTACAAATGCAACACATGGCGCCTTTGTACTTGGGGAGATACGAAGTGCCACAAAACGAACATTTTTCCTCGGCTTTGCCTCGATAAATCGGAGTATATGAATAACCGCATAGATTAAAGGGATTATGTTCATCGTAATGCAACTGCAACTCATCCGTCAAATTTGACTCACAAACCTGCAATATTTTTCTGGTTTGTGATGCCACTTCTGCTTTTGGACCTAATTCAAGTAATCTTCTCGCGAAAGATGCTgccgttttgtaattttttaatttaacaaacataTTTAGAGCAGTCCGAAGAGTTAGAATTTGGTGGATTCGTTGCAAGTTACAATGAGTGAAGTAAGCGGCCATTTCGCATTGACGCTTCTGCTCTTCAACTGTATTTTTTGGCAAGGTTTTGCGTAGTGATTCCATTTGCAAACCGCAAATGTATTCTCTACAAAGGCGCAATAGTTGTTCAGCTTCAGAGACTTCTTGTTTCGTATCTAAGATCAGCAGCGAAATCAAGAGGAGCAAATTTCGAAACTTTTCTATCGCATCGCTAAATTTCGCACCAGTGGTGAGTTGATAACAATCCTACAAAATAACAAGtaaaaattatctaaataCACTGCGCCGGTGGCCGTAGTTACCTGTAATTGCAAAACCAAATCGTTCAGTTTGACACCTGTAAGCGGAAGCCCTCCTTTCAGACCTGCATCCTTCCAATTGCGCAAAGGATACGTAAAGTTGGATGGCAAGTTTGGTTGCCACGTTGTGCTAGTTCTAGATCCGCTATACAACGACATGAAAATACTTTCATACGGTTCAAAATTGACAATTCCTAATTGGTCATGAAGCAGCCGACAAGCCGATTCAAATGATCCAGCCATGACATGATCGGCCGCAAGTTGTGAATTTTTCGTCCATGCAAGTGTCGGGTTAGGCCCTTGAGTAGGCAAATGAACGAAACTTTCAGCTGACTGTTGCGTTTGCGACGGCCCCAAATCAGGAATTTCCAAATCGGCGTCTTCAACATCCCAACCACCTTCACCATCGGCTGGAGCCGCATCGTCAGACTTACGTTCGTTGTCCACGTCAATCTCCTCATCGTCGTCACCCCAACCACCGACCTCCTCATCCAAAGCCTCAGTGGAAGGTTCAACCATCAAACTTTTTATATTCGAACTGGCTTGGACCATTGCGTTAGTCTCGAAGAAGCTACGACTGACTGTCAACAGCGGCCAATTACTCTCAGCTTGTTGAATTGGAGGTGGAGGAATGAAGAATTTTGCATTGGGGTCCACATCGGGCacttttttctcatttccga encodes:
- the Orp8 gene encoding oxysterol-binding protein-related protein 8 isoform X1, with translation MGNMSTNAHSIHEVQATTSVSKTPKPDEKRSRTLLNILPKLPSSDSLSNSPGPASPGVSNFIEKSDLNTDRSPETCSKLTRKESYKAQRKNYRKEKKRVTNELLNSLKDPSVVVLADWLKIRGTLKSWTKLWCVLKPGLLLLYKSPKAKSSHWVGTILLNSCKVIERPSKKDGFCFKLYNPLDQSIWAPRGPENETIGAVVQPLPSSYLIFRAPSQASGMCWLDALEISIRNDSALVRSVSNKSASGSTNHETQWNEADYEKHFDLDDVSQPDNGAQLSTGDGEMTDSDSEISAKEEDIDEDPPETPYVPISEEEFGDAGAQVEELAEEHKSLIWYLVKQVRPGMDLSKVVLPTFILEPRSFLDKLTDSYYHVDILSGAVLEDDAFTRMKMVVKWYLSGLYKKPKGLKKPYNPILGETFRCYWLHPNGSKTFYLAEQVSHHPPVSAFYVTNRQDGFSISASILARSKFYGNSTSAILDGTAILTLLPRGEDYTLTVPYAHCKGILMGTLTMELGGKVSIDCEKTGYFTEIEFKLKPFLGGVEQTNCISGRLKLGKETLATIDGYWDGTIYIKDKRTGEQQVFWNSTPQVRRQRLTRYSVPVDHQEEFESERLWQHVSAAILRDDMNAATEEKTLLEEAQRARSKERKAKCEEWVPVHFQQDLKTGQWVYKHSDLRPWDPRNDLYQYEYNYVIQTRTKHPTPMIRTASIISVDPQQGETRSSTLKVTKRKMAPKQVSSDADVNDSATTSEEFHSDSTQSVKKMPLAATNSSIMLAIHDLEQSLQEHGEKISQLQRNINRVLESNMKSRFSPSFIEIIMIVCLLGFFQAVFVYFF
- the Orp8 gene encoding oxysterol-binding protein-related protein 8 isoform X2; the encoded protein is MSTNAHSIHEVQATTSVSKTPKPDEKRSRTLLNILPKLPSSDSLSNSPGPASPGVSNFIEKSDLNTDRSPETCSKLTRKESYKAQRKNYRKEKKRVTNELLNSLKDPSVVVLADWLKIRGTLKSWTKLWCVLKPGLLLLYKSPKAKSSHWVGTILLNSCKVIERPSKKDGFCFKLYNPLDQSIWAPRGPENETIGAVVQPLPSSYLIFRAPSQASGMCWLDALEISIRNDSALVRSVSNKSASGSTNHETQWNEADYEKHFDLDDVSQPDNGAQLSTGDGEMTDSDSEISAKEEDIDEDPPETPYVPISEEEFGDAGAQVEELAEEHKSLIWYLVKQVRPGMDLSKVVLPTFILEPRSFLDKLTDSYYHVDILSGAVLEDDAFTRMKMVVKWYLSGLYKKPKGLKKPYNPILGETFRCYWLHPNGSKTFYLAEQVSHHPPVSAFYVTNRQDGFSISASILARSKFYGNSTSAILDGTAILTLLPRGEDYTLTVPYAHCKGILMGTLTMELGGKVSIDCEKTGYFTEIEFKLKPFLGGVEQTNCISGRLKLGKETLATIDGYWDGTIYIKDKRTGEQQVFWNSTPQVRRQRLTRYSVPVDHQEEFESERLWQHVSAAILRDDMNAATEEKTLLEEAQRARSKERKAKCEEWVPVHFQQDLKTGQWVYKHSDLRPWDPRNDLYQYEYNYVIQTRTKHPTPMIRTASIISVDPQQGETRSSTLKVTKRKMAPKQVSSDADVNDSATTSEEFHSDSTQSVKKMPLAATNSSIMLAIHDLEQSLQEHGEKISQLQRNINRVLESNMKSRFSPSFIEIIMIVCLLGFFQAVFVYFF